DNA from Halorarum salinum:
GTGAACGCGAACACGCCCCGGATGCCGTCCTCGTCGAGCGGCCGGCCGTTGAGCCGGACGGGGCGGACCGCCGCGGGGTGGGACGTCGTGAACAGCTCCCGTCGGACGGTCTTGAGGACGATGTACCACCGGACGACCTTCACGCCGCCGCCCGTCGAACCGGCCGACCCGCCGACGAACATCCCGAACAGGAGCGCGTACTTGAGCACCGGGCTCCAGGCGTTGAAGTCGGTGTTCGCGTAGCCGGTCGTCGTCACGATGGAGACGACCTGGAACAGCGCGTGACGAATCGACGGCTCGACGCTCGCGCCGACTGCCGCCGCGACGTCCGTCAGATACGCCGTCTCGAAGGTCCCTCCGCTCGGCGCGGTTTCGACGAACCCCGAGCCCGTGAAAAGCACCGCGGAGACGATTGCTCCCAGCACGCCCAGCACCCCCAGGAACGCCCGCCACTCCTGATCCTCGAACAGCCGCGTCCGGTCGCCGGCAAGCGCGTGCCAGAACAGCGCGAAGTTCGTCCCGGCCACGACCATGAACGGGATGACGACCCACTGCACCGCCGCCGAGAACGCCTCGATGGACCGCGCCTCGGGGGAGAACCCGCCGGTCGGCATCGTCGTGAGTCCGTGTGCGACGGCGTTGTAAAGGTCCATGTTCGGCGCTAGCCCGGGCATCCCGAGCGGCGGGCCGACGACGTGTAACCCGTACAGCAGGCCGATCTCGATCGCGGTGAAGCCCATGTACGCGGCCCAGAGGATGCGTGCCGTCCTGGCGATCCGTGGCGTGAACTTCTCGATTCCGGGGCCCGGCGCCTCCGCGTCCATGAGCTGTGCGCCCCCCACCGACAGTTCCGGGAGGATGGCGACCGCGAGCACGACGATTCCCATCCCGCCGAGCCACTGGGTGAGCTGTCGCCACAGCATGACGCCGCGGGTGTGGGAGTCGAACGAGATGTCGCCCAGCACCGTCGCGCCCGTCGTCGTGAACCCGGACATGGCCTCGAACAGCGCGTTCGCCGGGTTCCCGAGCGTCGAGTCCGGGTGGATCGGAGCCATCAGCCCCGGGACGCCGTGCGCCTCGACGAGATACGGCACCGACCCGACGACCGCGACCGCGAACCACGTGAATGCCACCATCAACAGCCCCTCACGGGCGCCGAGGTCCGGGTCGGGATCGAGCCGTTCGAGGGCGGTGCCGAGTCCGGCGGTGAGGAGGACGGCGACGACGAACGGGAC
Protein-coding regions in this window:
- a CDS encoding TrkH family potassium uptake protein, producing MSRRAWAVTVRYRASLSLVGTVLRYLSIPLLVPLLVSLYYAESVVPFVVAVLLTAGLGTALERLDPDPDLGAREGLLMVAFTWFAVAVVGSVPYLVEAHGVPGLMAPIHPDSTLGNPANALFEAMSGFTTTGATVLGDISFDSHTRGVMLWRQLTQWLGGMGIVVLAVAILPELSVGGAQLMDAEAPGPGIEKFTPRIARTARILWAAYMGFTAIEIGLLYGLHVVGPPLGMPGLAPNMDLYNAVAHGLTTMPTGGFSPEARSIEAFSAAVQWVVIPFMVVAGTNFALFWHALAGDRTRLFEDQEWRAFLGVLGVLGAIVSAVLFTGSGFVETAPSGGTFETAYLTDVAAAVGASVEPSIRHALFQVVSIVTTTGYANTDFNAWSPVLKYALLFGMFVGGSAGSTGGGVKVVRWYIVLKTVRRELFTTSHPAAVRPVRLNGRPLDEDGIRGVFAFTALYLVLFFLGTLVLFLDAARVGQGLSVLATMSAVAATLGNVGPGFGAVGPMGSYLGFSAPAKLLMVVLMWIGRLEIIPVLACLTPEFWRR